The genomic interval CAGCGACATCAGCTTGAGGGCGTCGGCGAGGGTGACCGTGTCCAGGGACATGGACTTGAAGAGGGAGGCGGTCCGCGGCTTCACCGCGTTCTTGCCGGTCTTCGGCGTTCCCTCGGGCAGCACCTCGGTGACGTACGGGCCGTAGCGGCCGTCCTTGGCGATGATCTGGTTGCCGCTGACCGGGTCGGCGCCCAGCTCGAAGTCGCCGCTGGGCTTCGCCAGCAGCTCCTCGGCGAGCTCGACGGTCAGCTCGTCGGGTGCCAGGTCCTCGGGGACGTCGGCCCGCTGGTGGCCCTCGGCGTCCTTCTCGCCCCGCTCGATGTACGGGCCGTAGCGGCCGACGCGGAGCTTGATGTCGTTGCCGACCGGGAAGGAGGAGATCTCCCGGGCGTCGATCGCACCGAGGTCGGTGACCAGGGCCTTCAGGCCGCCGAGGTGGTCGCCGTCGCCGTTGCCCGCGTCGGAGGCCGCTCCGACCGCGGCGGTGTCGTCACCGGGCTGGGCGCCGAAGTAGAAGCGCTTGAGCCACGGCACGGACTGGGCCTCGCCCCGCGAGATGCGGTCGAGGTCGTCCTCCATGCGGGCGGTGAAGTCGTAGTCGACGAGCCGGCCGAAGTGCTTCTCCAGCAGGTTGACCACGGCGAAGGACAGGAAGGACGGGACGAGCGCCGTGCCCTTCTTGAAGACGTAGCCGCGGTCGAGAATGGTCCCGATGATCGAGGCGTACGTCGACGGGCGGCCGATCTCGCGCTCTTCCAGCTCCTTGACCAGCGAGGCCTCGGTGTAGCGGGCCGGAGGCTTGGTGGCGTGCCCGTCGACCGTGACCTCATCGGCGGACAGCGCGTCGCCCTCGGCCACCTGCGGCAGCCGGCGCTCACGGTCGTCCAGCTCGGCGTTCGGGTCGTCCGCGCCCTCGACGTACGCCTTCATGAAGCCGTGGAAGGTGATCGTCTTGCCGGAGGCGGAGAACTCGGCGTCCCGGCCGTCGCTCGCCCGGCCGCCGATCTTGACGGTGACGGAGTTCCCGACGGCGTCCTTCATCTGGGAGGCGACGGTCCGCTTCCAGATCAGCTCGTAGAGCCGGAACTGGTCGCCGGTGAGGCCGGTCTCGGCGGGGGTGCGGAAGCGGTCGCCGGAAGGGCGGATCGCCTCGTGCGCCTCCTGCGCGTTCTTGACCTTCCCGGCGTACGTACGCGGCTTCTCGGGGAGGTAGTTCGCCCCGTACAACTGCGTGACCTGGGCCCGGGCCGCGGAGATCGCGGTGCCCGAGAGGGTCGTGGAGTCCGTACGCATATAGGTGATGAAGCCGTTCTCGTACAGCTTCTGCGCCACCTGCATGGTCGCCTTCGCCCCGAAGCCCAGCTTGCGGCTCGCCTCCTGCTGGAGGGTCGTGGTCCGGAAGGGGGCGTACGGGGAGCGGCGGTACGGCTTCGACTCGACGGACCGGACCGCGAAGGAGGAGTCGGCGAGCGCGGCGGCCAGGGCGCGGGCGTTCGTCTCGTCCAGGTGCAGGGTCTGGGCGGAGCCGGCCTTCAGCTGCCCGTCGGGACCGAAGTCGCGGCCCTGGGCGATCCGGCGGCCGTCGACCGCGCTGAGGCGGGCGGTGAGGGTCGAGGGGTCGGAGGCGTCACCGGCGCGGCCGGTGGCGAACTTCCCGGTCAGGTCCCAGTACTCGGCGGAGCGGAAGGCGATGCGCTCGCGCTCCCGCTCGACGACGAGCCGGGT from Streptomyces sp. CA-278952 carries:
- the topA gene encoding type I DNA topoisomerase, whose product is MSPTSETAQGGRRLVIVESPAKAKTIKGYLGPGYVVEASVGHIRDLPNGAAEVPDEYTGEVRRLGVDVEHDFQPIYVVNADKKAQVRKLKQLLAESDELFLATDEDREGEAIAWHLQEVLKPKVPVHRMVFHEITKDAIRAAVANPRELNQRMVDAQETRRILDRLYGYEVSPVLWKKVMPKLSAGRVQSVATRLVVERERERIAFRSAEYWDLTGKFATGRAGDASDPSTLTARLSAVDGRRIAQGRDFGPDGQLKAGSAQTLHLDETNARALAAALADSSFAVRSVESKPYRRSPYAPFRTTTLQQEASRKLGFGAKATMQVAQKLYENGFITYMRTDSTTLSGTAISAARAQVTQLYGANYLPEKPRTYAGKVKNAQEAHEAIRPSGDRFRTPAETGLTGDQFRLYELIWKRTVASQMKDAVGNSVTVKIGGRASDGRDAEFSASGKTITFHGFMKAYVEGADDPNAELDDRERRLPQVAEGDALSADEVTVDGHATKPPARYTEASLVKELEEREIGRPSTYASIIGTILDRGYVFKKGTALVPSFLSFAVVNLLEKHFGRLVDYDFTARMEDDLDRISRGEAQSVPWLKRFYFGAQPGDDTAAVGAASDAGNGDGDHLGGLKALVTDLGAIDAREISSFPVGNDIKLRVGRYGPYIERGEKDAEGHQRADVPEDLAPDELTVELAEELLAKPSGDFELGADPVSGNQIIAKDGRYGPYVTEVLPEGTPKTGKNAVKPRTASLFKSMSLDTVTLADALKLMSLPRVVGEDAEGVEITAQNGRYGPYLKKGTDSRSLTSEDQLFDITLEEALAIYAQPKQRGRAAAKPPLKELGTDPVSGAPVVVKDGRFGAYVTDGETNATLRTDDSVEDITPERGYELLAEKRAKGPAKKKTAKKAPAKKATAKKTAAKKTTATKTTAAKKTAAKKTTTKKATTAKTAAKKTTATAKKTASASSSAAAPSDD